One window from the genome of Rhodopirellula halodulae encodes:
- a CDS encoding AAA family ATPase: MNSPSTNPSDDRPRSSQSSSAGPANEPEVVQIGGVDLKLAHPYVAAGEWIGQNELLMQLLACWLTVDESDIPLTPRLIGSPGVGKTQLAIAAAKRQGLPLYIYQCTADTRPEDLLVTPVLSRGGEIAYHASPLVTAMIKGGVCVLDEGNRMNEKSWASLAPLFDSRRYVESIVAGITIQASPDFRAAVTMNQDESTFEIPDYILSRLQPTLQVGFPNKQDEMAILQYHLPFAEPEMLALTVDFLQRSHELKLDFSPRDGINLLRFAIKRMKQDPNHPIAHDVAWQEALEKCLGDDAVDLETMAERRKRTLGGDAVPLGLADLFFDADDPLHPDREDEDDEDLI; this comes from the coding sequence ATGAATTCGCCCTCGACGAATCCATCCGACGATCGCCCTCGAAGCAGCCAATCATCCTCCGCCGGCCCAGCGAACGAACCTGAGGTCGTTCAAATTGGCGGCGTCGATCTGAAGCTCGCGCATCCCTACGTAGCCGCCGGGGAATGGATCGGTCAAAACGAGTTGTTGATGCAATTGCTGGCTTGTTGGTTGACGGTGGATGAATCAGACATCCCGCTGACGCCACGTTTGATTGGCTCGCCAGGCGTCGGCAAGACACAGCTGGCCATCGCGGCTGCCAAACGCCAAGGATTGCCGCTGTACATTTACCAGTGCACCGCGGACACACGTCCAGAAGACTTGCTGGTCACGCCCGTCCTCAGCCGCGGTGGAGAGATCGCCTACCACGCTTCGCCCCTGGTCACCGCGATGATCAAAGGCGGCGTGTGCGTGCTCGACGAAGGCAACCGGATGAACGAGAAATCTTGGGCATCGCTGGCTCCGCTGTTCGACAGCCGGCGATACGTCGAATCAATCGTCGCGGGAATCACCATCCAAGCCTCGCCCGACTTTCGTGCGGCGGTGACGATGAACCAAGACGAATCCACGTTTGAGATTCCCGACTACATTCTCAGTCGTCTCCAGCCGACCCTGCAGGTTGGCTTTCCCAACAAACAAGACGAGATGGCAATCCTGCAGTACCATCTGCCATTTGCCGAACCCGAAATGTTGGCCCTCACGGTCGATTTCCTCCAGCGTTCGCACGAGCTGAAACTGGACTTCTCGCCTCGCGACGGCATCAACCTCTTGAGATTCGCGATCAAGCGGATGAAGCAGGATCCCAATCACCCGATCGCCCACGATGTCGCTTGGCAGGAAGCCTTGGAGAAGTGCTTGGGCGACGACGCGGTCGATTTGGAAACGATGGCCGAAAGGCGAAAACGAACATTGGGAGGCGACGCCGTTCCGCTCGGACTGGCCGACCTCTTTTTCGACGCGGACGATCCACTGCACCCTGATCGCGAAGACGAGGATGACGAGGACCTGATCTGA
- a CDS encoding lipase family protein — translation MWHNVVADPLFQHGAFSMSEPSDALELKPIAGVVQDPNEVPVVVHSDVKGPIEKMTFLQKSLLFAELAMVAYNDEREATVAAAMVGFPDVTFFDHDGSQAYRFRNDFDCVIACRGTEPNEWNDIRADANAASVLAETAGKVHRGFKTEVDDLWPMLETALVGNEQPVWFCGHSLGGAMATICAGRCYLSHIPSVPQGLFTYGSPRVGDKRYINFVKLPHYRFVNNNDVVTRVPPAWMGYRHCGDEVYIDRNGNLGHLGMLRKRRDRWRGFVRGLRRFRIDHFSDHPLHNYITPILDAVRDEQKAMGRGESAVDASDLTGQDSPTEA, via the coding sequence ATGTGGCACAATGTTGTCGCTGACCCTCTCTTTCAACACGGAGCGTTTTCGATGAGTGAGCCATCGGATGCATTGGAATTGAAACCCATCGCGGGTGTCGTCCAGGACCCTAACGAAGTCCCGGTGGTCGTGCACAGCGATGTCAAAGGCCCCATCGAGAAGATGACGTTCCTGCAGAAATCATTGCTGTTCGCCGAATTGGCGATGGTGGCTTACAACGACGAACGCGAAGCCACCGTTGCCGCGGCGATGGTCGGCTTTCCCGATGTCACCTTTTTCGATCACGATGGATCGCAGGCATACCGATTCAGGAATGACTTCGACTGTGTGATCGCTTGCCGCGGCACGGAGCCTAACGAATGGAACGACATTCGCGCGGACGCCAACGCGGCATCGGTGCTGGCAGAAACAGCGGGCAAAGTCCATCGGGGTTTCAAGACCGAAGTGGACGACCTGTGGCCGATGCTTGAAACCGCGTTGGTTGGCAACGAGCAACCCGTTTGGTTCTGCGGGCATTCGCTTGGCGGTGCCATGGCGACCATCTGTGCGGGCCGCTGCTATCTGTCCCACATCCCTTCGGTTCCGCAGGGCTTGTTCACTTACGGCAGCCCACGTGTGGGAGACAAACGGTACATCAATTTCGTAAAGCTGCCGCACTATCGATTTGTCAACAACAATGACGTGGTCACGCGAGTTCCGCCGGCCTGGATGGGGTACCGCCACTGCGGGGACGAGGTCTATATCGACCGGAACGGCAATCTTGGGCACCTCGGGATGCTTCGCAAACGCCGTGACCGCTGGCGCGGGTTTGTTCGTGGATTGCGGCGTTTTCGAATCGACCATTTCAGCGACCATCCGCTTCACAATTACATCACGCCCATTCTCGATGCCGTCCGAGACGAGCAGAAAGCGATGGGGCGTGGCGAAAGCGCCGTCGATGCTTCAGACTTGACGGGACAAGATTCCCCGACCGAAGCCTAA